The Pithys albifrons albifrons isolate INPA30051 chromosome 6, PitAlb_v1, whole genome shotgun sequence region AAGTCAAAGATGAGTTCGCTCAGCGTGCGGAAGACAGGTGCTTTGTACATGAGCTCCTCACGTCGGCTGATGCCCAGTGCCCCATAGCGGCCTCCAAAGTTCACCCCCAGCACAATGTGTCGGAAGTAGTTCCCTGAGAAGTGGGTTTTGAAGCTGATGGGGAAACGGTCCAGTGTGGTCATGTTGTTGGTGAGGTAACTGACAGCAGCCACTATTCAGGAAACAAGTGGTGATACAAGTTTCTTGACAAGATACTTCCTCCCTCCTACAGACCCTCACAGCCTGCTCAGCAGACTCACTGTTGATTCACACATCACACAGGCAGGATTTGTTCTCCAGACCAGGAGTCCAGCTCACTGCAGGCTGCCCTAATTTCATCTGGGTCATGGGGAAAAAGAGACTTGGCCTCTTCAAGGAGACAATCAACAAAGGGAAGTTAATTTTGAGGCAGTTTTTTGATACAGAAGTTGCAATGCTAGGACCACAAGTTTACTGTAGTCCATAGTTCCCAAACTGTTAATCTGCAGCCATTattcctttgtttgttttaatctgTTCCACTAGCTGCTGTATCATACACCTTTAGGACAAAAACTCAACCAACTATCCTTCTGAACCATTCCCTTGCcatctctgcccctccaggTGGCTTTACCAATGTGCATGAAGAACTTATAGCCAAGTGCCACAAACTAAACATGGAAGATAGCTAGGAAAGATGTGTACGTAAAGACAACACATCTAGAACTAATAAAGGTATTGTCTAAGCTAATAGGTGACCTAAGTCATAACTGAAAGTTGAGGGAGGATCCCTAACTTAATTTCTTGGATTTGGACGTTATTGGTAGGGTTTTGTGGAAGAACTGGGGAGGAAAACAGGAGGAATGTGGGGCTTGGTGACAGTATTATAATCAGCCTCCAAGTATCGTAAGAGAGAGAGCAGAGGCAAAAACACAAGGATGGGCAGACATGCACAACTCCAAGAGGAAAGGATACATTCCCAGGATCACAGCTTCCAGGCATTTTATTGGCAGGGCCTCTTTGGTCATTTCTTTGGCCAGGTCCATTAGCCTGCAAAATGGGACAAGGGAAAGACAACGACAATTAGAGAGCTTATGCTATGCAAGTTTGGCCAGCTCAGCCTTTTCTCACTATACATGTAAGGTAAAGGTTTGTTTCCAGGAGAGGGTGGCCCACTGAGGACAGGGAACAGAACAAGGTATCTTCTTTAGGAAGatattaaaaaccaaactagGTCTCTGCCACCTGCTGTTGCTGCTTACAAGGGACTCCCTTCAGTGAGTTACAGCAAAGCTGCCTACCAGGCCAACCTCTGTTCTCAGGGAGACCACAGCGCATGGCTCAGCAAGTTCTGGATAGACACCAGTCTGACCACAAGTAAAACCCTCAAAGGAACAAGACACAGCAGTGTTAGGCTCACAGGGCTCAAGGACAATGAAGCCTTCTTCTCTGGCATCAGCCCTCGTTTCTGTTCAGCAAGTACCATGAAGGAGATGTTGCACTGATTACAAAACAAGGCATTTGGAGGTCCGTAAGTCTATGCACTAGACCAATAGAAAGAAGCCAGTCTCAAGAGAGTCAATGAACATCAGGTGCTTATCTCAAGGAACTTACGGGGCACAGCTCTTCCCAAAGTCTGCAGAGGAGAATTCCCATTTCTCATTTAAAGTATGAGTCACCAAAAGCTTAGTGAGCCTAGATTCTGCAAAGGCACTCCTAAGAGCTGTGAAGCTAGACCTGTAAAGATACTTGGGTTTTACAAAAATTGTTCACAGCAGGACTTAATTTAGAAATCAGAAATTTATAGTTACATTTCAATTAGAAGTAGGCAGAATCTGCACATCTTTGCAATACATCTTTGTTATTTTACTGGATTTACTGATTcatgacaaaaaaaacccaaaccctattCTTGCTCTTGAAAAGGaccagacacagctctgcccagctgtgccccaggcaACAGACAGTAAAGTCACCTAAagcaggatggagctgcagTACTGAAAACCCTGAGCACTACTAGACCTTGTGCAGGGGATGGAGAAAAAGCAGTGCTTACAGAAGGACTCaacaaaaaaaggattaaatCCTGTAGAGGCTGCCAGTACTTACCCAGTCAGAGGTCTGCTCTTCTTAATCTCAAAGAATTGAGTCCCAGTGTGATTGTACCTGGAGGCAAGAAGTTAAGGGCTTGGCGGCTTGGAAAGTAGAATTTGAAGAAAACTTGTCTGAAGAACTTTTATGTTATTTACCACTCTCACAGCAAAGTCATGATGTCACAAATATAACAAGCAACACAAGAAAATCCTCAGCTTCTTCTGCTGCTATTCTCCCATTTATAGTCCCTCCTTACTTCCACTGTATTTCCTTCTTGTAAATTCTCTCTCTCTCGTACCCACACACAGGTTTCCACTCTATTTCCAAAAGGTCCATGCTGACAGCACGTGATTTGCTCATCTTTCCAGTTATCAGGGCAGAACAGAGTTTGATGAATCTCTTCCTGCTCTGATCTGCACACAATGCACAGAACAATGAAACATTCATGGTACCTTATTCTAAGACTGACTGGGACCCAATCCAGAGCACAACCACCCTGGATGGTGCCAAAAGGTCTACCATCTTACCCTGAATTAGAGCTGAAGCCAGCTCTGTAACTCATCAGTGAGATTAGAGTGTGTTTGCATGGCATATACCTGTTCTTGAGCACAACAGGACATCTCATTCCCAGGACACAGTTACACAGGCAGCCCTGCACATAAAGGGGCAGGATACCACAGATGCATGAAAGCAGGGTGGCTGACTGTCAGTTTAGATAGCTACAGAGAAGAGTGATTGAGTACAATGATCTGAGATGGTTTTCTCATCACCACAGCTCACCCATGCCTTAACAGTGAGGTGATGCAGTTTGTAGTCCATCTCACACCTGGCTGTCAGGATCTCAGATATGTGTTTTTAACAAAATGCCACTGTAAAGGCACTGACCTAGAAGGGTGGGTAGTGGGGAAAGGCCCTTGACAACATGCCCATTTGCTACATGGAGTGAACACAATCAGAAGGTAATTTGGGCAAcgaagaaaagaaacagagcagcaaaacaaaaaaatatccCAAGTCCAGCTTCCTGTTTTCAGGGAGCAAGTTTCAGTTCTCCAGCTACAACAGAAGGCTGGAGAAGACCTTTCTGTTCTTCACAGGGAAAGAAAGTTCCCTTGCTCCCTCTTCCTGGGGCATCACAGCAGTAACTAAGGTAACAGCAAAGGATACTGAAGCTCCCTGATGTAGCGCTGTACAGCTTCCAGGCGCTCAGGGATGGGGGTGGATGGCTGGAACACAGGCACACTTGGTATGGGAATCTGAAATGAGGAGCAGAACATACATAAATCACTGCTTCCAAACCTCTCCAGATTCCTGCTGAACTCAGTCACACATAGCTACAGGGAGCATGTGCCTCTGAAAACCAGACCCTTTTTGCTGCCCAGAGTGACCACACCAGAAACATTGCTCTGTTTCCACACTGGTAACTGGGAAGGGATTCAGAATGAAGCATTACCACAGAGCTGCAAGAGAAACTATGCACAAAAGTCCTGCATTTATGTAACTTTGGAAGAATTAGACAGAATTAAATGATAAAGCAAGATGCAAGACAGGAAAACTAACACCTGAAGGATCTCATTTGAGTATTGAAACtggaacaacaaaacaaaaataagagaaggagagagaaaagcagaaatggaaaatgagtTTCCCTAAAGCCACCAGAGGGTGGAACAGTCCTGTAAGCAGGGGTGTAAAGGTCCCTCACTGCCTCCTGGCATCTCAGGTGAATTGGCACTTACTTGGACACAGACTTGACAGTATGACCCCCAGCCCTCCAGTGCCTGGCGTTTCAAATTACATGGTCAGAGAATGACTTCTGGACGTTCACCACTCAGACTGCTGTCCCATTCTGAGGCCTCAGCCTTATGGGCCCAGCCAGATCTTTCTCACCATTTGCTCCACAGGGGATAACTGCAGTCTTGTCAGCAGCTGAGAAAGTGTGTCTAAGGAAAAAGTAAGGTCCTGCCCAGAGGACAAACATAAAGGAGAAGACACAAATTTAGGATGACTGACAGACTTGAAGAAAGAGCCCAATATTTTCTCTATGAAGGATAGCTCATGCCTAGCATGCACCTCTCTGATACCAAACTTTTCTCCGCAGTTTGGTTTTTAACATTTCAGTTCCTCCTCAGACTTCCTCCAGAGCTGGGCTATCCACAGCTATGAAAGAGTGAGTCAGAGACAGTTCTTCTCTTGAGCCTTCCACTCTGCTGTGTACAACTGCCTCTGCTGGACACAGTCTTGTAGCCAGTGGCACCACTGTATGTTGTGCAGCCTTCACATCTATATCTGTGGCCAGTCATTCCCATATACCTCCTTCTTCTGCCCTGGGTTGGCACAACTGACTGGTGAACCAGGTCAGGCACCTTAAGCAGCTGAAAACTGAGCCAACAAGCATGGGTAGTTTTCAGTCAGATCAGCTTCTTGTCCTGGCTTGCCTCATGGCTGCACTCTGCTTGTGCCCCCTCCACAATACAAGGGCCAGAGACCACTTAACTTTGAGAGACGAGTGTTGTTGCCTCTCCTAATCAAGCGGAGGCACCGCTGGCTCACttgcaggaggcagcacaggaatGGCGGGAGCAGATGTGaaactgggtttgttcagctgcagcaggaccagggaaggcTCCAGAGAGTGGCATAGGAATGGAGACATCTCTGGAACTGCACAAGCTGAGTCAGTTTGGATGCTGTGAGCTGACACACTGAGTCATAGGGAATAAtttccaggcagaaaaaaaatggaaaaggtaACAACCAGGGCAGGCTGACTGTTTaactttgtttcatttcttcagcACGGAGACTTTCATGCTTTTGAGTGGAGACAGATTGAGAGCATGCTGACAGAACAGATAAATAATTGTGGGTAGTTACTGCTCCCTTACTAAAACAGGCCCCCAGGTCCCCTTTCCCTCAAAAGACTGTATCACACTGAGACAGTGCAATGGCAACCACTTCAGCAGGGGACTAGTTAATGGAAAAAAGCCTCCTGCACCTCAAGTAGTTAAACTGATGAAAGTATActgtgctctctctctctctctctctctctcagacCTGGGCCTGCAGCCCAGACTGAGCTACAGTTTCTTCTGCATCAGGTCTATAGCATTTTAatggagcagcagaagcaggaggagaggaatAACGTCTTCATCCTTCTATCCCACACTGACAGGGTGAGAGATCCGTACACTTTTTTCTTACCCAATATGATCCACTGCACATTTCAGAAGGGCTATAAATATTAGGCAGTTTTCATAATCTGTTagaaagcagagcagaattTATTTGTATCAGAAAATATAGGAAATCAGATCTATTTTGCTTTCCCTTCAGTTATTCTGAAAGCTGGAGAGTCAGCTAGAAAGAGAGCCCAGATTTCCCAGAGTATATAACCTCTGCCAGGCTTCGTAGACTGAAAGAACACACAGCTTGGTCCCTCATCGTTTGTGTGGAGGGCTTGCATCACCCCGTTCCCAGATTCATGCACCTCGGCAGGCTGGCTATATGCATGGGATTGGGACCCTGCTTTTAGAAAGAGCATCCTGCGAACAATAGAGATTTGCATGTACTTAGTGGGCCATGCTGTACATGAGAAAAGGCAGATGGGAGCAAGGCACAAAGCTCCACCCTTATGGATACCACGGAGGCGCTTTTTTGGCCTGCCCAATTTAGCAACAGTTTCTTTTATGGCACTTATATGTAGGCAAGCTGCTCCCTACTCTTCCTTTTGCAAACAAAAACGTGGGAGCAATACCAATCTTGGTTGATAGCTTGGAAAGAACGGAAACGGATTCTTTTCCATCTCCCTCTGTATAAATCCATTAGATGCAACTCTTCCTTGCTTTGCTCTCCTAACCACCTCATTTAAAATCCATCATTTCTTAATGAGGCAAGCACACATCACTTTGTATTTCCAGTCTGCTCCCATTTGACGATACCAGCAGTTCCAAACAAAGCAATAACCCACTCTGTTGCtagaaaaaaaggcaaccaaGGACGGTGGCACTCTCAAGCCTAACATACATGGCCAATCAACTATGTCCTGCTATCGTGGCATGGCTCACTTAATGCCCACTCACCCCAAATCTACTGGAAAGAAATTGAGACTAGAGGAGAACTCTGAACTCCCACACCCCGGTGAGAGACACAGTCCCTGAAGCTGATCTGTGAACATATTTACAAAGCATGATCACAGCCTCCTGCACTCATCATTTTAGAGTACTTTAGTGCAATTCTTTTGAGAGTTATTTCCCCCAACACCGAATGCTGGCTACCATTCAAAGCCAAAATTTTGAAGCAGGTGAATCACTGTCCAATTCCCACCACCTAAAAATGACTATTCACCCCCTAGCCCATGTAGAGTATCTGGCTTTTCAAAGGAGCCAGCCTCACAGAGTACACTTGTTGCCCTAATTCTCACCTGTTGCACCAGCCATTCAAAGAAATTTGATGGCATGGAGACAGGTGGTGCTAAGTAGCTCTCCAATATAAAAATACAACCCTAGAGTGGAGAAAGAGTTAGGGAAACAGAGCTCATCCATCCTTGTGGTTTCCTGCATCCCAGTATCCTCTCATCTGTGTGCCTGGGAAGTTTGGGAATGGGATCTCAGATGGCAGAGCACTGGGTAGCATGGGTGCTAGCAGATGCAACAAAAATCCTCAAACACcaacaacccccaaaactaAACAGCCCAATTTTACCTGTTATTACAAGAGCTCATACCACTTGTGCCCCCCAGCTGTAACCCTTTGGTACCAAGACTACAAAGTGAGAACAGTGGAAGTTCTTCTCCTAAGACCAAACCCAGAGACTGGGCATTGTATTTCCCTCTCCTCATGTACTGGATCCctgttttttaacttctttcttCTATTTCCCCCATCTCTCCAAATCATCCCTTATGGTTTGGAAATTAAGTAGTATGCATTCTGACTGATCTGAAACACACTTTCAGTCTTCACCTCGGCTTAGGACAAAgtcagagaaaaggaaggaaatctcaaaaggaaggaaaagttcAGTGGGGTTAGAATAGGGACTGTAATCAGGACTCAGGATTTGTTCCGGTTGCTGCCACAGATGCCTATAACTCTTCACTGCACAAAGGATGTTGCATCACATGCTTCTCCAGAGTTCCTCATGGAAAACAGTGTGGATTGCCTGTGCACTATATAACGGTATGTTCTTTAGTACTTCAAATTACCTTCCCAAGGAATTAAGTTCTTGCTAAAAAAGACTGAGCCGAAAAAACTTCATCTTTTTGTATGTGAATTTTCCCTTTTAGAGTGATGGGAATACTCTCATAACCTACCAGTGGAGTGTTTGTAGCGTCTTTTGTTCACAGGATGCCAGTGAAAGGGGCAGATTTTTCTCAGGCTAAGGTTCAACACAGATAGCAACAATTGCAAGAATTCACATGCAAATGTTTCAGTATGGTACAAGGTTAAGTGAAATGGTCAGCCGTTTTTCTTTTCTAGAGTTCTCTGCAGCAAGGCCAAGAACGTGCTTAATCACATCTGACCCTACATCAGCAATAAGCTCTGCAAGCATTCGCTAACTCCTCTTAGAACTCCTGGCATCGAGAGTCCCTTTTCTGAAAGACACAGCTCTGTGCAAGAACGTCTTTTGGTGTGGGAGACTACCGAAATGGAGTTTCTTTATGTTTAAAGAGTCACCTCTGCCTGTTTCACTCTCTCCCCGGCCCCCGACAAACATTTGGACTCCtcattttttcagcatttatcCAGTCTTTCTCTTTAGGCATTGCCCATCTCCACCCCCAGGCTGCTCGCACATTAGCCATATGAAGTCTGTTTTCCAGCAAGGCCGCACACGAAGGGGGTACTGCTGGCGCACCACACAGGGCAGAGTCCCGCGGACACCCTCTCACACTGCGAGTCAGTGTGTAGCTTTGCTTGCCGCAAGAACACTCCCGGTAGCCCTTTTCCCGAGGGATCGCTCCCGAGCAGAGGAGCCCGGCCCCTAAGTGGGGCAGGCGGGCGCCCCTTCCCTGTGCGATGCCGCCGTTTCCCCTTCCTTTCGTCCGCCCTGCGGGGACGGTACGCCCGGGCGCTCCCGCCGGGACCACGCACCGCAGCAGCTCCGGGCTGCGGGGTCTCACCTTGGGCAGGTCGGCGGCGCCCCGGATCCTCTGCGCCACCCGCTCGCCCTCGGGGTGGATTCTGCCCACATGCCTCCACATCCGCTCCCAGGTGGGCTCGTCCACGGGCAGCCCGCCGCGGTTTACGAAGAAGGGGACGCCACCGTCGCGGAGATCCTCCtcgccctcctcctcctgctggtcCTCGTCCCGcggcgccgccgctgccgcctcTCCGGCCGGGGGCTGCctggcggcggccgcggccccaCCGCCCCCCGGCATCGGCATCGGCATCGCCGCCCGCGCTCagcgcccgccgcccgccgcggGGCCGCCGGGGGCCGCGCCCCGCATGGCCGGCGCTCCGGGCACGGGGCGTCaccgcccccgcccccgccgcgcccccggGGATATCAGAACGGAGGGTTCGCGGGAGGAACGGGAGAGAAAGCCGGGCGGGGCGGTGCCGGGTGCCGCATCAGGCCGCCGCGGCGGCGGGGGAGGCGCCGGCGGCCCGATCGCCCGCGGCTGTGACGGCGGGCCCCGCGCGGGGCGGGCCTGCCCCGGGCACCCCCGCGCCGCCTCCCGCGGGCCGGGCGGGCACAGCCGCCTCCGGGCGGGGGCTGCACATGGGAACAAAGCCCCCGCTAGGGGCGGGGCGGAATGGGATGGGTGGGCGGGCGTCGCTCCCCTCTTCTCCACCCTGTTCCGCCccgggccgggcggcggcggtCGTGGTCGTGGTCGCGGTCGCGGTCGCGGCGGGTGTCCACCTCGGCACCGGAGCAGCGCTGTCGCTGCCTGCGGGCGATAAGGCAGATACGGGCGATAAGGGAGCCGGCTGCGGCCGGGCGATaacggggcggggcgggcccggtGGGCAGGCTGGGGCGGGGCACGGAGCGGCCGCTGCAGGGTCGCCGTGCGGGGCAGGGGGCACCGAGCGCTGCCGCCCGCGGGTCTGCGCTCGGCGGGTGCGGGATgggcgcggccccgccgggaTGGGCGGCGCGACTGGAGGGATCCCCCCGGCCCCGTCGGACAACAGAGCACCGCCGGGAGCCAGGAGCAGGTCTCAGTGCTGAGGTAGCTTTGAGGAACAAGAGCTGGGGTGAAGTTGCCAGATGGGAAGCagtgagggaaggagagggtATTGGAGTGTTCCTACGGCACAAAGCGATGGTGAAGGAGGCACTTCTCCCAGGGTGGGGTCGCACGGCTGATCTGGGGGTGTGCCACGTGTGGTGTGTCCCCCTCAagggaggagctgagcagggctcTTCTGCCTGGGAAGAGACAAAATGCACTGCATCGAAGGTCTGGAGATGCACCAGGCGTTAAAGACCGAGTGTTTTGCTCTGCCTCATTGTTTGGTTCCGGTTCAGCCCTCTTGATGGGAGGTTGTCCACATGATGCAGGAGATTTGTAAGCCTATTCTCCAGTGTACCTAATACAATGGTTGTGTCATCGGTAATAGCCAGGCTATAccttgccatggacaggacTGCTGCCTGTATGTTTTCACCACCCTGTAATATTAGTCCATTTTGAATGCTCTAGCATAAAAGGGTTCTGTAATGTAAACACCGAATACAAGAAATGTGTACAAATTACCCGGTCAGCTGCTGAGGAACCTCTTGAAGCATCTTAAAATGCTTGCGTTTAGTACTCAAAGGGCTGTGGGAAATGATGGGAAATACATCCCAGTGTCCATGGGATTTGATGTGACCTGAGAACTGGGTATAACCTTTACAGAGCCTGATAAaggatttcagagaaaaatgccACTTCTCTTGTAGTGCTCTGTGGTCTGTTGTTCATGTGAGTTCATTTCTGAAGGCAAGATACTTGACCACAGTGTTTCTGTTGAGTTCAACATTGCCCAAAATTCTGAAAGGTTGATTCTCGTTAGAAAAACTAAGCTAAATATGCATCCCTACCTCTTCCTTCTTGCTTTTAAACAAATCACCAGCATCACTGCATGCAGCCTATATTAACTTCGGCAATACCTAAACATATATGTCTGTGAACTAAGGAATTTCTCTTGAATGGGGACCTTGAGTACTTCGGATTTATCACCTCTGTAAGGCTTTTACAGGGTATTTTGTCTTTTTACCTGTGAGCACGTGGCAGTCAGTAGAAGTTGACTCCTTATATCTAAAGAGACATCAAAGCCTGTGCCAAGAATAATTCTACACTCCCTGAATGGGTGCATTTTGTAAGGACAGTTCATAacctcctgtgtccctgtcccttctgACCCAGTGGTTCTCAGTTCCTCTACAGACATGGGACTGGAAGGGTACCAGTTGTGCAATGGCACATTCATATTGGGGGACATAATCTGCATTGTGGTTGAGTGGCAGGTGTATTTCCAATAACAGCACTGGGGAAAGGACAGGGTGCAAAGattttaaatgcttcttttaGAGCTGTATTGCCTCCCCTGGCTGAAATTAGGCATAGCTGTCTGTAGAAGCAAGGATGCTGGGTTTGATTCTGAGCTCCAGCACTAGTTTACAGCTGGTAGTTCACATTGCTTTCTGTACCTGTGCTTTTCTACCTGTAAAAGAGAAATGGTAGTAACCCTGACTTGCAGCCAGAGATTCTGTAAAGTTGGCATTTTTGGCACattaacaattattttttcttaaaactaaaaatactgTATTGTAGTAGAAGTGAAATACAATTCCAACAGATTTGCATATTTTTGTCTAAGCTTGACTCTGCTGGTGGCATATATGAGAGGAGGTGGGGAGCAGAAGGGCAGTGAGGTTTGCAGCTGCCTGACTGTGTTTGGCCCTGCGGTGTCCAGCTGAGTCCCACTGAAGAGAGGAATGGGCTGGGAAGGATGTCATGGTGGAGTCCAGGATGACCTTGACCTGAAAAGTTAGCAGAGCTGCCATGCTCAGTGAAAGGATGGGAAAGAAACTTACATAGCTTTCTAGTTGCAAATTCTCTGTGCAAAATCATTACACGTGATATGGTGTTAATTTGGATTCACATTACCTATGTTTTATGAACATATTTACATGAAACTTTAGGGTTTGTTTAGAATAAGCGGGGGAGCTGAATTGGTTGTCTATTGGAAGAGAAGTCTGAGATTGTACAACCTTTAGATATAAAAAAGATTCCTGGAAGACAGGCATGTCTTAAACTTCTAGGGTATATAGGACAAAAAGTAACATGTTTAAAATGTAATGTGAAAGAGTCAGGATATACATTAGAAAAAACTTTACAGAAGGACAATGAAAGACTGGGAGAATTGTCCTCAGTAAAATACAGAGTCCATGTAATTGAAAAGTTTCAAGCGTTGTTTGTCAGCCATCAGTCAGGAATTATTACAATTGGACTCAAtaatcttaaaggtcttttcctatctaaatgattctatgatttgctTAAAGTTGATCATGCTTttgagaggaggggagagaacCTGTATGACTGGTTAAAGTCCCTTATGACCCTTTGTTTTGTGCCTGAAAATCACTAGCCTAATGTATTGACTACTGAAGGTGGGGAGTTTTTGCCCATTTCAAGGGCTCTCTTGATGGTGAAATAAGCTCAACTCTCTTGCATTAATGGCCTTTTCTCATACAAACCACCTCTTTGGTTCCAGTTGCTGTGCTTAAATGAGAGAAATAGTGTATATCAGGGTGGAACACCACAGAACAATAGCTCaatgaaagttttctttctaGCATATTTTTCACATATTGGGTGATCTaccttttttaaatgtttgatttgttgtttgtggtgttttttaaGTTTCAGTTAAAGATAGAGGGTTGAAACTCATTGTTGAAGTGGTGTTTAttcatgtgtttttttcctttgtttgtgtTTAGTTTTCTCCAGCTCACAGGACTGCCTTTAGCCTATTCATACAAAGTCTTTATGTGCTGGGAAATTCTCTCCTGTGCAGAAAAGCCTGATGAGAACAGTGTGCTGCTGCAGTAGATCTTTGCCCCAAGCAGGAGTTCTACCTTTGCCCCTACATTTGCTCTTGCCTTGGCTCTAATCAGGACTATCTCTGCAGATAACAGCAAAACTTCTGTTACTTGATTACAACACATGTGAACCTTTAGTCTGTCTGGGAGTTTGATTGGCATAGCAGTGCCAGAACAGCCCTATTTTTCTGGGCAGCAAAGAATGACTTCAACAGAGACTGATGTAGTGACTTAACAGGTTTTTCTCTTCGGGTACAGTCATACTGATTTCCTTTGTAGGTCTCATCTAAGAGAGACGAATCTTAAATCTAAGCAAGTTATTGAATATCTGCAAATATTTGTGAGACTGCTGCATTtgccatggaatggtttggatgggaagggaccttaaagatcatataGTTCCAACGCCAcagccatggacagggacaccttccactaaaccacattgctcagagccccatccaacctggtcctgaacaccttcagggatggggcagccacagcttctccggacaacctgttccagtgcctcaccatcctcacagtaaataatttcttcgtaatatctaatctgaacctaccttctttcagtttgaagccattcccccttgttctgttgCTCCATGCCCttataaaaagtccctctccatctcccttcaggtactgaaaggaGGCCTATAAGAAAGACCATGGACTGATACGGGTTCACATCAAACTTCAAGGAAAGGAAGTGGAGCAACTAACAGCTTTAAAACATTCCactttgctgggaaggaagaggggctttgttttctgaagtgaaTGGAAAACTCTAGTTTTAGCAATCATAGAGGAGTTAAAAGCTTTCTGCTATATGAGTGTTGAACAGATGTTGTTAAAACTTGAAGTTACACTAGCAAAATATCATGGAACACAAATTGCAAATAGTTGCACCTGTTTTAAAGTTCATTAGCTTCTCCAGTAAGCTTTTGGTTAAAACTagaattttataataaaattctTAATTGCCTTTCTGTCtatctgatatttttttctagagATGGAGAGGAAATGAGCTCAATCCCGTAAAACCTTTTTATTGTTCTACACTGGTACAGAACAGACGCTTCTGAAAGATTTATTCTGGAGCCAGAATAATGAATACACCAACACACCGGGTATTTAATGAGGTTTTTGGAAGAAATCAAATCCCAACTTTGAATCTCAACAATGCTTTGTGTGAAATAGAAATTTAAATGTAACATTTCTCACATTCAGCCAGATGTGCTGAGCCTGGTCTGTAACATGTGCCTTTCTTATATGGGTCAGAGTGAGCATTCAGTTGTATGTACAAAATACACTACTCCCAGACTAGCCAGTCCAGGAATTTATGTGGAGCCTTAGGTTCAATTCCCTGTGCTAAGTCTTGTCATGCAATTTGAACTTTTGTCTGTCTTATCATTGATGCTGCAGATCGTCTGTGTATTCTGAAATTGGTGCCTTCCCATTTTGGTCTGATCTGAAAATCCTCAGTTGAACCTGAATAACCTTTCTTagcag contains the following coding sequences:
- the VASH1 gene encoding tubulinyl-Tyr carboxypeptidase 1, whose amino-acid sequence is MPMPMPGGGGAAAAARQPPAGEAAAAAPRDEDQQEEEGEEDLRDGGVPFFVNRGGLPVDEPTWERMWRHVGRIHPEGERVAQRIRGAADLPKIPIPSVPVFQPSTPIPERLEAVQRYIRELQYNHTGTQFFEIKKSRPLTGLMDLAKEMTKEALPIKCLEAVILGIYLTNNMTTLDRFPISFKTHFSGNYFRHIVLGVNFGGRYGALGISRREELMYKAPVFRTLSELIFDFEEAYRRCWHTLKKVKLGHCVSHDPHSVEQIEWKHSILDLDKLTREDFRKELERHARDMRLKIGKGTGPPSPTKDRKKDVSSPQRGQASPHRRNSRGDRRPSGEKKPADSKAMPDLNGYQIRV